TCCAGAAATTGCCGCACCGTTGGTTCGTCCGCATCGCCGCGGGGCATGACCGCCAAGTGCGCGAGGGCGAAAAATTGCTGCAGCGCTTGCGACATCGGGACATCAGGGTAAAATCGCGGCTCAAAAAGCCGCACCAGTGTGTCGTAGCCGACGAGAAACCAAATTTGCGTCCCAGCAGGGTAAGAGTCGGCGATGGCTTGTGCCTTCTCTACAAAGCGCCCATGACTGCACGCCGCCACCGACCAATCGGACCGCTCTTGCGCCAGCGCTGTCATCATCGCCAACCGCTCGGTCAGCGCAAAGCCAAACAGCGGTTTGTCCACATTGACGACCGCCAGCAGCAACAAGATCTCATGCAGGTGCAAATGCGCCTGCGCGATTTCGCACAAGCGCACATGGGCAATCGTCGGCGGGTTGAACGACCCCGAAAAAACACCCAATTGCTGCCCTGCCTGCGTGACACCTTGCGGGGCGCGGTGGACAAACAGCAATTGCGGCTTCGGTGATTGCGCCAAAGTTAGCAGTTGCGTTTCCATCGC
The bacterium HR17 genome window above contains:
- the nadD_2 gene encoding nicotinate-nucleotide adenylyltransferase, whose protein sequence is METQLLTLAQSPKPQLLFVHRAPQGVTQAGQQLGVFSGSFNPPTIAHVRLCEIAQAHLHLHEILLLLAVVNVDKPLFGFALTERLAMMTALAQERSDWSVAACSHGRFVEKAQAIADSYPAGTQIWFLVGYDTLVRLFEPRFYPDVPMSQALQQFFALAHLAVMPRGDADEPTVRQFLERPEVQPFAHRISVLPSDVSIRWISSTLVRQRLERGESVDDLVPSAVAKFLRKG